Genomic window (Aquimarina sp. BL5):
ATTGGTTCTTTTCTTAATATTATGAATAAAAACGATGCTAAAGAATTACAAAGAATAGCCGTAGAAGAAAGCCCTAGTAAGATTCCATTAATTTTTGCACGAGATGTGATCCATGGATTCAAAACAATTTTCCCTATTCCACTAGGGCAGGCGGCTTCATTTAATCCTCTGTTGGTAAAGGAAGGTTCTAGAGTAGCGGCGATAGAAGCAAGTACAAGTGGAATTAGATGGACTTTTGCTCCGATGTTAGATATATCAAGAGATCCTAGATGGGGTAGAATTGCTGAATCAGCGGGTGAAGATCCCTATTTGACAAGTGTAATGGCAGAAGCATATATAAAAGGTTTCCAAGGAGAAGATTTATCATCACCAACAAGTATGGCAGCCTGTGCAAAACATTTTATTGGATATGGAGCAGCAGAAGGAGGAAGAGATTACAATACGGCGAATATAAACGAAAATTTATTACATAATACGTATTTGAAGCCATTTAAGAAAGCTGTAGAAGCGGGTTCGGCAACATTTATGACCAGTTTTAATGAGCTTAACGGGGTTCCGGCGTCTGCCAATAAATATATTCTTAAAGATATTTTAAGAGATGAATGGGGATTCGATGGTTTTGTGGTGAGTGATTGGAATTCTATTATAGAGATGGTAAATCATGGATTTGCAAAAGATGAAAAAGAAGCAGCAGAGAAATCAATAAATGCAATGTTGGATATGGAAATGACTAGTACTTCATATCACGATCATCTAAAACAATTAATCAATGAAGGTAAGTTTTCTGAAAAACAATTGGATACAATTGTTAAGAATATACTTCGTATAAAACTGCGATTAGGATTATTTGAGAATCCATATTTTGATCCTAATGATGCGATTCTTTATGATAAAAAACATTTAGCTTCGGCTCAAGAAACCGCTACAGAAAGTACGGTATTACTAAAAAATAAGAATAATTTATTACCGTTAAATTCCAAAAATAAATTAGCAATTATAGGTCCTTTGGCAAATGCTCCTCACGAACAATTAGGTACTTGGACTTTTGATGGCGAAAAAGAACATACCATTACTCCATTAAAATCATTTCAACAGGATGATCAGTATACAATTCAATACAGCGAAGGATTATCATACAGTAGAGATAAATCAACCGATGGTTTTGGTAATGCAATAAAAGCAGCAAAGTCTTCTGACGTGATTCTATTTTTTGCTGGAGAAGAAGCTATTTTATCTGGAGAAGCGCATAGTAGAGCTAGTATAAACCTTCCTGGAGGTCAAGAAGATTTAATCACAGAATTACATAAGACAGGAAAGCCTATTGTTTTAATTGTTATGGCAGGTAGACCAATTACATTAGGAAACATTATAGATAAGGTTGATGCCGTTTTAATGGCTTGGCATCCTGGAACTATGGGCGGGCCTGCTTTGAAAAATATTATAACCGGAAAAGTTTCCCCTTCAGGAAAACTGCCGATTACCTGGCCAAAAGAAGTAGGACAAATACCAATTCATTACAATCATAAAAATACGGGTAGACCTGTGATTCCAGAAGAATTTGTGTATATGGATTCAATACCAATTGCGGCTTGGCAAAGTTCTCTGGGTAATACATCACATTATCTGGATGCAGGTTTTTTACCACAATATCCTTTTGGGTATGGTTTAAGTTATAGTAATTTTAGATATGCTGATGTTAGTATTTCATCAACTAGCCCTAAGATTGGAGATACAATTACGGTAAAAGCTATGATTACCAATACAGGAAAAATTAAAGCCAAAGAAACCGTACAATTGTATTTTAGAGATATGGTTGGTAGTTTAACCAGACCAGTTAAAGAACTTTTACGATTTAAAAAAGTAACTTTAGAAGCAGGTGCTTCTAAAGAAGTTATATTTAATTTTTCTACAGATGATTTGGCTTTTTATGGACCGGATAAAATATGGGTTACAGAACCAGGTGATTTTAAACTATGGGTAAGTAAACATTCGATGGATGAAGCGAATGAATTAGAATTTACATTAGAATAAAAGGAATAATAATATTGTGAGCAAAGGTATTGTATATATCATATATGGAGTTTCCGGAAGTGGAAAAACAACTATAGGAAAAAAGTTAGCTAAAGATTTAGATATTCCTTTTTTTGATGCAGATGACTTTCATCCAGAAAGTAATATTAAGAAAATGTCTGATGGATTTCCGCTTGATGATACAGATAGGGAGCCTTGGTTACAAAAGATAGCGAATGAAATTAAAGTTTGGAACACTAAAAATGGAGCAGTATTAGCTTGTTCTGCCTTAAAAATAAAGTATAGAAAAACGCTAGGATCTATTGATGAAAAATACATAAAATGGATTTTCTTAGAAGGAAGTTATGATATGATTTCCAAACGCATGCAAGCAAGAAAAAATCATTTTTTCAAAAAAGAAATGTTGGTTTCTCAATTTGAAACCTTAGAAGGACCAGAAAAAGGGATTGTTATAACAGTTGATAAAAGTAGTGATGAAATTGTGAATGAAATTAAATCTAAATTGGATACAAATAGATCGCAGTTAGGATTGATAGGATTAGGAGTGATGGGTAAGAGCTTAGCTAAAAACCTTTTATCTAAAAACTTCACACTTTCTGTGTATAATAGGCAAGTGGATGATTATGAGGTTGATATCGCAAAAAAGTTTGTAAAGGAGCAGCCTGATAACCATATGGTACTAGGGTTTGATAATTTAAAATCATTTGTAGACTCTATAGAACAACCTCGTACCATTATACTTATGGTCAATGCCGGGAAACCGGTGGATGTGGTGATTGAAGCATTAGTACCATTTTTATCGAAAGATGATTGTGTTGTTGATGGAGGAAATTCTCATTATAAATCAACATTAGAGAGAAGCGATAGATTAATTGATAAAGGAATCCATTTTTTAGGAGCAGGTATTTCTGGAGGAGAAGAAGGAGCTTTAAAAGGTCCTTCGATTATGCCTGGAGGATCAAAGAAAGCTTATAATAGATCAGGAAATTTTTTAGAAGCTATTGCGGCGAGAGATAAAGCAAATAATCCATGTTGTGAATATATTGGGCCAGAAGGATCAGGACATTATGTAAAAATGGTTCATAACGGTATCGAATATGCAGAGATGCAATTGTTAGCGGAAACCTATCATGTCTTGCGTTTTTATGCAAAGAAAAATCCTGATCAAATAGCAGCTATTTTTAATATTTGGAGAAATAATGGATTAGATAGTTATTTGCTCGAAATTACGGCCGATATTCTTCTTAAAAAAGAGGGAGATGATTTTCTAATAGATAAAGTACTGGATAAAGCAGGGCAGAAGGGAACAGGTGGTTGGTCTACGAATGCTGCTTTAGAAGTCGGAATGCCGTTATCTACGATTTCAGAATCTGTAATGGCCCGTAACATTTCTGGAATCAAATCCAAACGTGTTGAAGCTTCAGAAAAATATCAGCTAAAAACATATAGTATTTCTTCAAATGATACCATATTTATTGAAAATTTAGAAAAAGCTTTCAGAACGGCAAGTGTTATTAATCATCATATCGGTTTTGAGCTAATAAAAGAAGCTTCTAACGAATACAACTGGGAACTGAACCTTTCTAAAATAGCCAGAATATGGACAAACGGTTGTATCATACGAAGTGATTTAATGGAGCAAATTTGGAAGTTGTTTTTAAATGATAATGACACCTCTCTGTTACTACTTCCGGATATAATCATAACTGTAAAATCAGATATTCATTCACTAACGGAAACCGTTGCTGCCGGACTTACATCAGGATTTTCTCTACCAGTATTTTCGGCAGCGGCGAACTACTTTTTAGCATATACATCGGCTCAGTCTTCGGCCAACATCATACAAGCGCAAAGGGATTATTTTGGAGCACATACCTATCAAAGAGTAGATACATCGCTAGATGAATATTTTCATACAAACTGGAAACACTAATTTATGGACTATCAATTATTAATTGCTGTCGGAGTAGGTATCATTGCATTGCTTTTTATGATCCTGAAATTAAGAATGCAAGCATTTATTGCACTGCTTATCGTTTGTATATTGGTGGGAATTGTTGCTGGATTACCAGCAGAAGAAATTCTTACTAGTATTAAGAATGGAATGGGAGGAACACTTGGTTTTGTAGCAACTGTTGTGGGGCTTGGAGCATTATTTGGTGGATTGTTAGAAAACTCAGGAGGGGCACAAGGATTGGCAAATTATATACTAAAATTAGCTGGAGAAAAAAATGCATCCTGGGCATTGATGATCACTGGGTTCATCATTGCAATACCCGTTTTTTTTGATGTGGCTTTTATTATTTTAGTACCAATAGTATATGCAATTGCCAGAAAAACCAAAAAATCTTTATTGCTCTATGCAATTCCATTATTAGCTGGATTAGCAATTACACATAGTTTTATACCACCAACTCCTGGTCCAGTCGCTGTAGCTGATATATTGGGAGCTAATCTTGGATGGGTCATTGTATTTGGATTTATTACAGGTGTTCCTGCTGCGATAATTAGTGGACCAATATTGGGAAAACACCTTGCTAATAAAATAGATATCACGATTCCTGAGGCTAATGATTCTAATATAAGAATGGATAATACTCCTAATCCTATTGGTATTATTATAATTATTACGTTACCCATTTTATTAATAGTATTAAAAACAGTTTTGCTGGGCGATTGGTTTAAGGAAGATGTGTTACCGCAATCAATGATATATATAATAACTCTTTTAGGGCACCCTTTTACTGCTTTGATTATAGCAAATTTAATTGCTTGGTATTTTCTCGGAATTAAAAGAGGAGTTACTAGAGATGAACTTTTGAAAATTTCAATGAAATCATTCAAACCAGCAGGAGCCATTATCTTACTAACTGGTGCTGGTGGAGCTTTTAAACAAATATTAGTAGACACCAAAGCAGGGGAATTATTAGCTTCTTCGTTACAGAGTTCATACATCCACCCATTGTTATTTGCATTTATAGTTGCGGCTTTGATTAGAGTTTTACAAGGTTCTGCTACGACCGCTATGATTGCAGCTGCAGGTATTACCTCACCGATTATTCTTGCTGGAGATTTTAGTGCTGCACAGATTGCTCTTTTTGTAATTTCCATTGCTTCGGGAGCAACGATCTTATCTCATGTGAATGATAGTGGATTTTGGTTAGTAGGACAATATCTGGGAATGACAGAGAAACAAACCTTTCGTTCCTGGACTGTTATGACAACTCTTATTGCAATTACTGGAGTTTTGATGTCTTTGTTATTATGGTATGTTTTTTAGCCAGTCTTTAGAAACTATTCCAAAGGAAATAAACTAAAACATATGATTCAGTTAAAAACTAGTTAACTACCCATTTCGGGTGGCAATGCTACTATTAACAAGATGTAGTTTTAGATGATTAACAATTTAAATGAAGTACTATGAAAACATTAAATGATCTTAAGATACTGTATAAAGAATTAGAAAGAGACGAAAAATATAAAATTAATGGAGGTGCTCAACAAAAATCCGTTGTTGTATGGTGCAGAATGGCAATTAGTTATGAGCCATGTTAATAATTGTTTGGATTACTAAAGAATGAATATTTTGGTTTCAGGTCTATTTTGAAATATATAATTCTATTATTCTTTATAGAATCATTAGTATGAACAAAGAGTAAAAATTACTTTCTTTGTTTGACAATGAATCCGGAAGTTTTTAAACATATCGAATTATTATTAGGGAGTATTGGTTTTATAATCGCATTATTCTTTGGATTATTCTTGATAATAACAAAAAAAGAGCGTGCTAGTGCGAATGTTTTTCTGGCGATTTATCTCTTAGCTTTTAGCCTTAGAATTGGTAAATCTCTATTCTATAATTACTTTCCAATTGACCCTGTAATAAGGAATGTTTTTCTTGGAATGTTATTAGCTATTGGCCCTTCATTATGGTTTTATGCAACGAGATTATTTTTCACTAACGAAATAAGGAACAGTAGGTCAATTTTGATTCAGTATGCTCCATTACTTTTATTTGTAATATTTTGTTGGATAATCCCAAATGATGATTCAATATCTTCCAGAATAATTTTTCTAGGATTATTATCCCATATTTTGTTATACGGGTTATATACTTTGTATTGGTTGTTTACTAGTAAGAATCAATCTAATCATAAATCGTATAAGGTGTATCATTGGTTATTGTTTTTTACAATGCTTACCATTGGGATGTCACTTATTCAGATGGGAGTGTTTTTGCGCATAGTACCGTATTTAAGTACAGCTTTTTTATTCTCAGCGATAGTTCTTGTTTTATTAATCTATGCTCTAAGGAATCCTTTTTTGTTTAAGATTGAAAACAAAAAGTATGCTAATTCTTCTTTAAATGATGAAAATGCAAAAACGTATTTAGATCAGTTGACATATCTAATGGAGGAAGAAAAATTGTTTCTGGATCCTAAGATTACATTAATTAAACTTAGTAACAGAATAGGAATAACCTCTAAGCAACTATCTCAAGTTATTAATCAGAATAAAAAGGAAAATTACTCACAGTATATTGCAAGATATCGAATAGCAGAAGCAAAGCGATTATTACACTTACCAGAATATCAAAACTTTAAAATATCCAGTATTGCATATGATTGTGGGTTTAACAGTATATCTTCTTTTAACACAGCTTTTAAAAAGTTGACGAATACAACTGCAGTTCAATACAGAGAGGCCCAATTAAAATCTTTATAGGGTTGTATAGCTTTAAGTTGTGATTATTTTGATTTACATAGATTTTATGGGGTACTGATAAACCAAAAACAGGTAAGATACACATTGACAAATTTATAAACTGTTGTTTACATTATGGGTTTTGTTTTCAATGCACAACTTGGATTTCATTTCCTGTAATCCAACTTTTTATCAGTTGTTCGTTCGTACTAATCTCTGCAAGATAGAATTTATTGTAGGAGGCAAAAACAATTGAATCTTCAATTTTCTCGATTTCTACTCCTTTATAATCCATATAGTTTGAATGAATTAAATATAGTTGTCCATTTTCCTTAAAAATATATCCAACGTGGCTAGCATCAAATCCAATGAAATGGATTCCGTCTTTTAAACTCTTATTGATCATTGAGATATTTTCTTCAATAGAATTTTCGGAAATTTCAATTACTTGATTGTTAAGCGCTAAACTTTTCGCTTCATCTATTGGAGATTGTTGAGCAAGCTTGTATCGATTTAAGTTTATTCCAGCATCTTTTAATGTTGTCGAAACAAAATACCCACAGGCAATTTTTCCTTTCTTTGGGATCGATGTATGCCCTTCAAACGACCATTCGGTTCCTTCCCAAAAAGGGATTATTCTATTGATCAAAGAATGGGTAAAGACATTTGATATCGAATCAATAGATAATTCTTTGTTTTTTAGTTCTACTTTACACTTTTAATTTGACTTTTTACCAATCCATAACTTTTAAGCGAATCATTTTCTGATTTTAATTCTTTAAGAGTCTTTATAAGATCTTTTTTGACTAAAAGAATAACTTCAGTCTTGTTATTTTCAGAAGTATTTGAAGCTTCCTTGCCATTCTGTCCAATACATCCAAAGTGCATTAACAAGAATATTGTCAAAACGAATTTATTCATTCCTTTTTATTTGTAATTGTTATTAATTGAACACACGCTTAAATTTAAATAATTCTACCACAATTGATTCATAGCATTCTATTTCGAAATAGATTTTATTACTTTTTATCGGTTTTGAATCCGTAAATAGTAGTCTGCATTCCTGCAATTTTCCATTCTCCATTTACTTTCTCCATAAGTCTAGTTTCGCGTTTCAGACCACGTAGTGAGTCTTGTTGTTCATAAGTAACCCAAGCTCCATTTCCATAGAGTCTTACATCAATTTTGTCCAACAACTTAGGTAAGGGCTCTGGTTCGGGATGTTCTTCGATAAAGGTTTTAACGAATTGACTTATTTCACTCCAACCCACAGACTCAGAAAAAGTACTATCCGCAAAATCTATGTAGGTTTTCGTAATCTCAGGATCGTGTACCCATTTGTCTTTCCAGTCCTTATAGTTTCTTTGAAAAGCAGCTTTAGTCTCGTTGTTAAGGGTTTCTAAAATAGCTTTTTTTTCTTTTTCAATATCGATTTCCAGATTAACTACTTGATCTATTTTTGTTGTTTTGTGCTCTTTACAACTTATTATATTTAGCATGAAGACAACGCAGAATATTGATACTAATTTATTAGTCATGTTTTTTGTTTTCTTAGTTGTTCGTTAAAGCACTTGGGTAACACAAGTTAAAGATTAAATTGTAATTTAAATTAGTTTTAAAACTTTAGGATCCTTTTTATCAATATTTAAATACTAAAACATACCCGTTTAGTTCAAGAGCATATTCCATAAACTTTTTAACATCATTAAATATCTGTTCAATTTTTTCTGGATGATTATTTATTTGCTCTATTTACAACCAATAGTATTTTGTATGAGTTGTAGCGAGTTTTAAATCATTTAACTTTCAAAAGTAATTTACAAAATAAAAAGTAATAGCGGTTTGGATTAAACTCCAAACCGCTATTACTTTTATGCATTGATGGTAACTGACTTTATTTCACTTTTACTTCTCCATTTGTTCTTATATATAGAATAATTTCTTTTTCAGAATTACCTTTAATTGTATGGATAGCTTTATCTGTCGAACCAAAATAACTTCCTGCATCTAAATTTTTTGTTTCGTTATTTTGAGGCATTATATAATTTAGATTGCCTTTTATCACAACGGAATGTAAAACAGTTCCATTGGTTTCTATTGCTCCATTATAGTCTTTTGGAAGTTTTACAAAAATACTTTTAAGACCATTATTCTTTTTACTATCTAAAAGAAAACTAATTTCAGCTTTACTTTTTGAACCAACCCAATTTGTCTGTTCATTATTGAGCCAGACAATATTTGAATCATCTATGTTTATGGGTTTTTCTCCGTTATCAAATGCTTCATTTATTGGTTTAACCAAATAAGGTCCTTTGTTAATCTCTACTAAAGCGATATTTTCTTCTCCTTTAGCGGAAGTGATATGAGGTTCTCCAGCGGGCTGCGTCCAAAACGAACCTGATTTCATCCACATATTATCGGCTTTTGGATCATCGTTATGCAACGATCCTTTTATTACGACTGCTCGATAGGTAACATTATGAATATGTGGTGGTGAAGAAAATCCATCAACAAATTTCGCTAAAAAACCTGTTGGTTCTGTTCCTTTTCTATCACCCCAAATTGTTCCAGCTTGCGGGCTCTGGTCTCCTCTTGCTGGATTTAATTTTTCCCACTTAATTTCACTGCTTAATAGAACTTTGTTTGTTGGGTTTTCAATCTTTTCTGAAAGAGCTTCGCTTAATTTCTTTTCTTGATTTTTACAAGAAAAAGAGATTCCTAAAATTAGTATTAGATAGATAGATAATTTGTTCATTTTATTGAATTTGAGTCATTTCATTAAGTGTGAATTCTTCTACAGCTCCGTCTGTTGCTTTCATATAATCAGCTAAATGTGTATTATTCATATGCGTTTGCCATAAATCTCTACTTTCCCAATTTTCATAAAATAGAAATAGATTTTTATTTTCATTGTCTTGGTGCAAATCGTAGTTGATACATCCTTTCTCTTTTTTAGTAATATCAATTAATTTTACTAGTTCACTTTTTACTAGTTCTCTTTTTTCCGGTTTTGCTAATATTTTTGCAACGATTGTTAACTTTTGATTATTCATAATTTCGGAATTTTATTACTCGATGTGTTTTTTTAATTCTTGGATTTGTGCACAGTATAAAATATATACTTTTATCTACTACCATCTACCATTACTACTTTTTTATATGGTTTCTATTACTTTATTTATGTCTCTTCTAGATTTTGGTTTTTTACTTGGTTGGTTAAAGTCTTCATCGTCTCTATAACCAATAGCTACTGCCATAAGAGTAGAGTAGTTCGTCTGATTTAGAATTACGTCATAGTTTTCTGGTTCAACTCCTTCCATCGGTGTAGCATCAATTCCCATTTCAGGACAAGCACTTAAAAAAACACCTAAAGCTAAATATACTTGTTTATCAAACCAAGCTTTTATTTGCTCTTTTGTTTGAGGTTTTATAAATTCTTTGTAATAATTAACTGCTCCTTCAGGAAGCTCATTTTCAATTTGTTTTTCGAATAAGTCGATGTTATTGATTCGACTAAAAACGACAACTGTATCACTCTCAAGAACTTTATTGGTGTTTAACCAAGAAACTTTTGCTAGCTTTTGTTTTGTATCGTTGTCCGAAACAAAAGTGAATTTCCAAGGTTGACTGTTTATAGAAGAAGGGCTTAAGTGCAGAATTTCCTTTAATTCTTGAATTTTACTACGTTCAATTTTTTTTGCTGGGTCATACTTTTTGGTTGTATAACGGTTTTGCATTGATTCTAAAAAGCTCATATTTTTATACTTGTCAGTTTAACTATAATAATTATAGTTGCAAACTTAAGTATAGTATTTTACCTTTGCAATAACGGTCAAAAATGATAGTATACTTTTATGAAAGCAAAAGAACCCAAAATCCTTAAATTCAAAGGAAATGAATATCCTTGTTGTGCTAGTCTTACAATGGGAATTATTGGTGGAAAATGGAAAACGGTTATACTTTTTTATTTAATGGATGAAAAATTAAGGTATAATGAATTGAGAAAATCTATGCCAACTGTAACCGAAAGAACATTGAGCTTACAGTTAAAGTCATTAGAAGAAGATGGATTAATTAATAGAAAAGTTTATACTTCTAAGCCTCCTTTAAGAGTAGAATATTCATTAACTGATTTCGGGAAAACCTTAATTCCACTTATTAAATCGATTGCAGATTGGGGTGATTTAGTGGTTAAAAAATATTCCTAGCAGATTGTCGCTTTAACTTGTTGTCAAACCGCTCGTGTGCTATTAGTTGACTTGGTCATCAATTAAATTAGTAAAAGAAAACGACCAAATGAAATCTCTAATAAATTTTTAATTTTAGACTTTTTTTTGAACCCATTTCTTTCATATAATTTAATAATTCTTTGCACTCTTCAGTATTTAGAGTCCCAACTTTAACCTTATTCCAGTTCATAGGTTTATAAGATTTTTACTTACTTATATTTTTTTTGAAAAAACTATGTTTTCATACGCTTTTCCATTGACTATAAAGTTTAATTCTCCTACGTTTTTAAATTCATTCCTTTCATAGAATCTAATCGCTCTTTTGTTTTTTATGTAAACAGAAAGCCACATCGTATCTAATTGTAATGCTTTAGCTCTTTCTTCAACAAAAGTTAGAAGTTGTTGTCCAATTTTTAAGTGTATGAATTCACTTTGAATGAAGATCCTTTCAAGACGACAATTGTTTTGGGAGGCAATACTTTCATTTATGGCGTTTAGTACTAATTTTGCGTAACCAACGGGTAAATCATCGACATAAATAATATAGAAAAGGTTTTTAGGATTATTTATGTCTTGTTTTGTTTTAGAAACTGAAAAATTCTTGTTTAGGTATTTACGCAGATCGTTTTTATCATCTATATATTGCCCGTGAGATTCGGCCCATGTCACTCTTCCTAAAAGAGCTAAAACCTCCTTATCAGCTTCTTTAGCTATTTGTATTTTAATCATTGTTATCCTTTTTAATTTTCAATCGTCTTAGGTGATACCCATGCAGAAATACGGCAATAGTACATCCTACAATTATCGGAGTTGCACTAATTAATGCGCCGTATAAAATGTAAATAATATTCGCGATTAGTGAGATTAGTCTTAGTTTATATTCACCTTTGGTGGACATTGAATATAAGTTAATGACCAAACCTCCGTAACCAATACAATCAATTAAAAATGGACTCATATTTTGTGTTTTTTCTATTTAAATATTTAAAGTTGGAGACTACCAACCTAAAACTAATACAACAAATATAGAATGTAATAACTCTTTTTTAGTTTATAATCGAGTTTATTATGGTATATTTAAATTCGATTATATCGAATAATTGCTAATATAATTTTGATTGTAAATGGACGTGTTAGATAAAAAGATACTAGAAATGCTAAAAATTAATGCTAGAGAAAGCTTTGCTACTATTGGAAAAGAAGTGGGGTTGTCTGCTCCAGCTATAGGGAAGCGTGTTAGACAAATGGAAGAAGAAGGCATAATCGAAGGTTATGCTTTAAAAGTGAATCATGAAAAATTGGGTATTGAGACCAAAGCATATATAACATTAGTAATACACCGAGGGTCAGCAGGTTCAAACGATGCTCAAAAGCAATTACAAGCAATGGAAGAAGTGCAAAGATGTGATAGAATTACTGGCGATGATTGCTTATGCGTTTTAGGTTATTTTAGAAACAATAAGCATCTTATTTCCTTTCTTGAAAAAATTGCAAAGTATGGTGCTTCAAAAACGAGTATTATTTTAGAAGCGTAATTTATTTCCTAGAAAGATACTATAAACCGGTAAATTGTCAATTTTAGCAGGATTTTTTTCATAATTGTAGAGTAACGTCTCGACTAAGGTTAGTACGGGAATTAATATTACTAAATTTCCCGTTAAGCACTTAGCCAAATCTTTTGTTTTATCTTTTTCTTCATAAAATCAAATCAAAAGATTTGGCGGACTTGGTTTAAAGCTTAGAACTTGGTTTAGTACTAAACCGGGTATTAACTATAGCCATTGTGCCTGTTGCACAAGTTAGTAAAAAGGATTAATTTCATGATATGCAAGGAAAAAAGATATATCAAGAGAAGTTGTTTAGTGATTTCCGTTTAAGTGATCGTGTAGCGGAGACCAATTTTTATTATCGTTTAAAGAGTGTTTTGCATTTAGACTTTTTATATAAAAAAACCAGTACCTATTACGGTAGAAGTGGTCAACGTAGTATTGATCCTGTAGTGTTTTTCAAGCTTTGTTTAGTTGGTTATCTAGAAAATATTATAAGCGATAGAAAGCTTATCGAGCACTGTAGTATGCGCTTGGATATCCTCTATTTTGTGGGCTATGACATTGATGAGACACTACCTTGGCATTCGACTATCAGTAGGACACGCCAGTTGTTCCCTGAAGAAATTTTTGAACAAGTATTCATCCACATTTTGGAGATGTGCATCGGCAAGGGTATGGTAAAAGGGCGCACCCAAGCGATAGATTCTGCACCTGTAAAAGCAAATGCCAGTATGGATAGTCTGGAGTTAAAAGTTCCTTGTCAAGATTTAGAAGCACACTTAGCTGCTGTACGCCATATTAGCCATCGGGATCAAGAGGTTTTTCGCAAAGCCAAGGAAAACAAAGCCAGTGAAGAGCAGCAAAGTATTACTGCCACAAAACAAGAACTAAAAAGTATTGAGTCCAGGAACAAGAACTGGAGCAAGAATCAAGACAGGCGCCCAGGTGCAAATAACAAGGGTAGCCGTTATACAAGCAACAAGACACACTACAGTCCAACCGATCCAGATGCTAGAATAAGTGTGAAGCCAGGCAAGGCTCGAAAACTCAATTATAGCAGCCAACTTAGTGTAGACACGGCAAATCATGTGATTACTGACATCAAAGCTTATCATGCAGATGGTAAGGATAGTCAATATATGGAGGACATTGTAGATCGTGTTCAACGGCGGTTGTGGAAGTCAGGATTTCAATTAGAAAACGTACTGGCAGATACAGGATATAGTAGCGGAGAGGTGTACGCTTATTTAGAAAATAAAGAGATCAAAGGTTACATACCACCACATGGCACTTACAAAGGTGGTCCAGATGGCTTTGAATATATAAAAAGTGAAGATCATTATATCTGTCCCAACAGAGCAATAGTACCTTTCAAGAAAGTGTTCAAAGACTACCGTACCCAAACCTTAAAGAAAGAATAC
Coding sequences:
- the bglX gene encoding beta-glucosidase BglX; the encoded protein is MKIYNRLSLLLIIFSVFLSCESKNLDTSKKDIIEDPIENKIDSILSKMSLEEKIGQTAQRGKSSRVKELPADLKEAVRKGQIGSFLNIMNKNDAKELQRIAVEESPSKIPLIFARDVIHGFKTIFPIPLGQAASFNPLLVKEGSRVAAIEASTSGIRWTFAPMLDISRDPRWGRIAESAGEDPYLTSVMAEAYIKGFQGEDLSSPTSMAACAKHFIGYGAAEGGRDYNTANINENLLHNTYLKPFKKAVEAGSATFMTSFNELNGVPASANKYILKDILRDEWGFDGFVVSDWNSIIEMVNHGFAKDEKEAAEKSINAMLDMEMTSTSYHDHLKQLINEGKFSEKQLDTIVKNILRIKLRLGLFENPYFDPNDAILYDKKHLASAQETATESTVLLKNKNNLLPLNSKNKLAIIGPLANAPHEQLGTWTFDGEKEHTITPLKSFQQDDQYTIQYSEGLSYSRDKSTDGFGNAIKAAKSSDVILFFAGEEAILSGEAHSRASINLPGGQEDLITELHKTGKPIVLIVMAGRPITLGNIIDKVDAVLMAWHPGTMGGPALKNIITGKVSPSGKLPITWPKEVGQIPIHYNHKNTGRPVIPEEFVYMDSIPIAAWQSSLGNTSHYLDAGFLPQYPFGYGLSYSNFRYADVSISSTSPKIGDTITVKAMITNTGKIKAKETVQLYFRDMVGSLTRPVKELLRFKKVTLEAGASKEVIFNFSTDDLAFYGPDKIWVTEPGDFKLWVSKHSMDEANELEFTLE
- the gndA gene encoding NADP-dependent phosphogluconate dehydrogenase — its product is MSKGIVYIIYGVSGSGKTTIGKKLAKDLDIPFFDADDFHPESNIKKMSDGFPLDDTDREPWLQKIANEIKVWNTKNGAVLACSALKIKYRKTLGSIDEKYIKWIFLEGSYDMISKRMQARKNHFFKKEMLVSQFETLEGPEKGIVITVDKSSDEIVNEIKSKLDTNRSQLGLIGLGVMGKSLAKNLLSKNFTLSVYNRQVDDYEVDIAKKFVKEQPDNHMVLGFDNLKSFVDSIEQPRTIILMVNAGKPVDVVIEALVPFLSKDDCVVDGGNSHYKSTLERSDRLIDKGIHFLGAGISGGEEGALKGPSIMPGGSKKAYNRSGNFLEAIAARDKANNPCCEYIGPEGSGHYVKMVHNGIEYAEMQLLAETYHVLRFYAKKNPDQIAAIFNIWRNNGLDSYLLEITADILLKKEGDDFLIDKVLDKAGQKGTGGWSTNAALEVGMPLSTISESVMARNISGIKSKRVEASEKYQLKTYSISSNDTIFIENLEKAFRTASVINHHIGFELIKEASNEYNWELNLSKIARIWTNGCIIRSDLMEQIWKLFLNDNDTSLLLLPDIIITVKSDIHSLTETVAAGLTSGFSLPVFSAAANYFLAYTSAQSSANIIQAQRDYFGAHTYQRVDTSLDEYFHTNWKH
- a CDS encoding GntP family permease, with the translated sequence MDYQLLIAVGVGIIALLFMILKLRMQAFIALLIVCILVGIVAGLPAEEILTSIKNGMGGTLGFVATVVGLGALFGGLLENSGGAQGLANYILKLAGEKNASWALMITGFIIAIPVFFDVAFIILVPIVYAIARKTKKSLLLYAIPLLAGLAITHSFIPPTPGPVAVADILGANLGWVIVFGFITGVPAAIISGPILGKHLANKIDITIPEANDSNIRMDNTPNPIGIIIIITLPILLIVLKTVLLGDWFKEDVLPQSMIYIITLLGHPFTALIIANLIAWYFLGIKRGVTRDELLKISMKSFKPAGAIILLTGAGGAFKQILVDTKAGELLASSLQSSYIHPLLFAFIVAALIRVLQGSATTAMIAAAGITSPIILAGDFSAAQIALFVISIASGATILSHVNDSGFWLVGQYLGMTEKQTFRSWTVMTTLIAITGVLMSLLLWYVF